TTGCTTCAAAATTGATGATCTTGTTAGACCGTGTTCTTCCCATTACATCATCACGACAATTTTTACTAACTCCTTCCACCAAGACCTCTCCTATGCCGCCCTCAAGAACTCGGTTCTTCTCAAGTGAATGTGTTTCCTGAAGGGATTGAATTGTTTGTAACCTCCTGTTTTTAACATCTTCATCCACTTTATTATTAAAATTTATAGCCGCTGTACCTTCACGTTCAGAGTACTTGAAAGAGAAAACACCATCAAATCTGATTTCTTCCATAAGATCAACAGTTTCCTGAAAATCCTTCTCGGTTTCTCCGGGAAACCCCACAATAATATCCGAAGTAATACTTATACCGGGGCAAACTTCCCTTAATCTGGTGACTCTGCTCAGGTAATCCTCTCTTGTATAATGTCTGTTCATTCTCTTCAGGACATCATTCGAACCTGACTGAACGGGCAGGTGAATATGCTCGCACAGTTTATCAACCTCAGCAAAACACCCTATAATATTTTCCGATATATCTTTAGGATGAGAAGTTGTAAATCTTATCCTTTCTATCCCCTCTACCCTGCCAACCTCCTTCAATAATGTGGAGAAATCATGGCATCCACTCATTGTCTTACCGTAAGAATTTACATTCTGACCGAGTAAAGTTACTTCCTTCACACCATGATCGGCAAGGATGGCTATTTCATTTATAATGTCCTGAGGTTTTCTGCTCTCCTCCCTCCCTCTCAGAAAGGGGACCACACAATAGGCACAGAAATTATCGCAACCATGCATCACTGTAACATAGGCACTTACACTGCCATTTCGCGGCAATGCAAGTATACCTAAGGATTGTACGGATTCGTGAAATGAGGTTTTCACGACCCGGGATCTGGTATTTTCGATATCTCTTATCATTTCGGGAAGGCGATGTATATTATGGGTGCCAAAAACCAGATCCAGGTGCGGTGCCTTTCTAAGAAACTTTGGCCCCAGTTGTTGAGCAAGACACCCACCTATGCCTATTATCAGGTCAGGTTTCTTTAATTTTAATTCTTTGAATCTCCCTAATTCACTGTGCGCCTTATGCTCGGCCTTTTCCCTTATACTGCATGTATTTATTATAACAAGATCAGCCTTCTTCGCATCCTTCGTCGTTTCATATCCCGACCCCTTAAGCAGTTCCATTATCTGCTCCGAATCATGGACATTCATCTGACATCCGAAGGTTCGAAGATAGAGATATTTTTGTTTCAAAATTTTAAAATACCTATATTATTCAAAGATTTCACATTCTACAAATAAACTTAATACATGGAAAAACCATAGTCAACAAAAAATTAGGCGAAAGGTAAAAGGAACGTAAATATCAAAATGGATAATTACAAAGTAATATCTCTTAACCCTTAAAGGCTTGTTGCTCATATTTCTTTTCGCTTGTCTACAATACTTTTTGATAAATCTAAGGCTTGCTTCAGGCGATTTCAAAACTCGCCCTTCGGGCTCACACAGTTGAAATCGCTTATCTTCCGCTTCGCCAAGATTCATTCGCAAAAAGTTTTGTAATGACCACTCAAAGAAATACCTGCTTGAGCAACAGCCTGTTAACCTTTGCCCTTTAACCTTTAACCTTTGCCCTTCAACCTTTGATACAGTAAAGAGCCGATTTTCCCCTGTATACTGCCGCATCACCCAGCTCTTCTTCTATTCTCAGCAATTGATTGTATTTCGCCAACCGCTCACTCCGGGAAACGGACCCGCTTTTTATCTGCCCGCAATTTGCCGCTACCGCAACGTCCGCCATAAAGGTATCCTCTGTCTCTCCAGACCTGTGGGACACTACCGTGGTATATCCCGCCTCTTTCGCCCTTTCGATGGTTTCAAGGGTTTCTGTCAGAGTGCCTATCTGGTTAAGCTTAATCAGGATGGAATTGGCGACTCCGAGCGATATTCCCCTTTCCAGTATTTTTTTATTTGTCACAAAAAGATCGTCACCCACAATCTGGATTTTAGAACCCAACTCATCTGTCATCAATTTCCATCCATCCCAGTCATTTTCGTCGAGCCCGTCTTCTATTGATATGATCGAATATTTTCCGACCAGGTCACTATAGAATTTCACCATCTCCTCAGCACTCTTATTGGGGCTTTTTTCAGCAGATAGAACATATTTGCCATCAGCGTAAAATGAGCTTGCCGCTGAATCAATGGCTATAAATATGTCTTTCCCCGGTTCATAACCCTCTTTTTCAATCGCTTCCGTTATAAGAGAGAGGGCCTCTTCATTGGATTTCAGATTGGGCGCAAATCCACCTTCATCCCCGACTGAGGTATTATAACCTCTGCCTTTAAGCACTTTCTTTAAACCATGAAAGACCTCACTGCACATTCGGAGCCCTTCTTTAAAGTTCTCTGCACCAACCGGCATAATCATAAATTCCTGGATATCAACATTGTTGTCCGCATGTTGTCCGCCATTCAAAATATTGGTCATCGGCACAGGGATTTCCCTGGCGGAAACTCCTCCGATATATCTGTAAAGCGGAAGGCCTACCGCCTCTGCAGCCGCCTTGGCACAGGCAAGGGATACGCCAAGGATAGCATTTGCGCCGAGGGATCCCTTGTTGTCCGTTCCATCCAGTTCAATCATGGTGCAATCAATTTCCCTCTGGTCGCAACAGTCCATCCCTATTATCTCAGGAGCAATCTTATAGGTTACATTTTCCACGGCCTTCTGAACACCCAAACCGTGATATCTTTCCTTATCACCGTCCCTCAGCTCGACCATTTCATGTTCTCCCGTCGATGCACCGGATGGTACTGATGCCCTGCCGACTATCCCTGAACTCAGCGTGACCTCCACTTCTACTGTTGGGTTTCCTCTTGAATCAAGTATTTCCCTTGAATATACGTCGATTATTTCAGTCATATCTGCTTTCCTCCCATTTAAAAAGTATTATAGTAACTTGAAGCTCGGAGAATATGCTCGCCACTAATTTTCAATAAATTTAATTTATACTAATCTAAGGGTATTTTCAAGTTGATTGAGAAAGAAACAATTCCCGAAATCAATCTCAGATTTCGGAAGTTTAATCTTTATGGTCTCGTAAAAAGTCTTTTTTTGTCACCCTGAATCATGTCCTGAACTTGTTTCAGGATCATTCAGGGTCTCTAACTTGCTGAAATAATTAGATGCTGAAACAAGCGAGATCCTGAAACGAGTTCAGGATGACAAATGGTGCAGTTTATGACTTTTTACAAAGCCGTCAATCTTTATTGAACTTAATTGTAATTTCTGCTATTGAAGTTGACAGACTCGTAAAAAGTCTTTTTTGTCACCCTGAATTTATTTCAGGGTCTCTAACTTGCTGAAATAATTAGATGCTGAAACAAGTTCAGCATGACAAATGGTGCAGTTTATGACTTTTTACGAGTCCATCAAAGTTACGTTTGCAAAAATCATTTCCTCATATTTACAGGAGAACTCGCATGATTGACCTTCACACCCATTCAATTTTCAGCGACGGAGAATTAGTTCCGTCGGAGCTGATAAGGAGAGCGTCGGTAGCCGGATATCAAGCAATTGCAATAACTGACCATGCAGACCACTCAAATATAGATTTTATCATCCCGCGCATAGTGAAGGTCTGTGACAGAATATCCGATGCATATTCTATCAAAGCTATCCCGGGAATTGAGATCACTCATGTTCCACCGGAAAGCATCCACGAGCTGGCAGCGGAAGCGAGGAAAATGGGAGCAAAGATCGTCGTCGTACATGGAGAAACCATCGTAGAGCCGGTTATTCCGGGAACCAATCTTGCCGCGATTAAATCACCGATAGATATTCTTGCCCATCCGGGCTTAATAACGGAAGAAGAGGTCAGGTTGTGCTCCGAGAAATCGGTGTTTTTAGAGATTTCCACCAGGCACGGACACAGTTTAACCAATGGACATGTTGTAAAACTGGCCCGTAAATTTGATGCCTGTCTCGTCCTCAATACCGATACCCATGCCCCTCAAGACCTTGTAAGTAAAGAGATGGCCCGCAGAATAGCTGCCGGGGCAGGGATGAGTGAGAAAGAGATTGACACAATGTTTGAAAATTCGAAGAAACTGGTTGAAAAAACCCTGAAATAATGAAAGTACTTTTCTTATCTGATGCCCATCTGCAAAGCAGAGAGGATGCTAATTATAGTTTTCTGTCGAATTTCCTCGATACCCTCAAAGAGAAAATTGACCATCTTTTTATTGTCGGTGATTTTTTCGATTTCTGGTTTTGCAGGGAGGAGAAGCTATATCCCGATTTCAGAACAATAGTTGACAAATTGACAGATCTGAAAAACAGCGGAGTTCAGATACATTTATGTGAAGGAAACCATGATTTCTTTCTCAAAAAATTCTTTACTGATAGACACGGGATGGAGGTCTTTCCTGATTGGGGAACTATCAATCTGGACGGTATCGTAACATTTGTTTCACACGGAGATACCATCGATACGTCCAATACCCGATACCTCATGTTAAGAAAACTATTGAGGAGCAGGACATTTTACCAAATGCAGGAAAAACTCCCACCTGTTATCCTCTGGAAGATTGCCCGGATGAGCTCAAGAATAAGCAATGAGCATTTAGCAAAGTCTCCGGATGGCCTCGTCGAAAAAATGGAGGCCTTTACCATTGAGAAATTTAAAGAAGGGTTTGATGCCGTAATACTGGGGCATTGCCACAAACCAACAATAAAGCAGTATACTATTGACGGAAGGGAAAAGACATTTGTAACTCTTGGTGACTGGATCAGGCATTACTCTTAT
This Syntrophales bacterium DNA region includes the following protein-coding sequences:
- a CDS encoding UDP-2,3-diacylglucosamine diphosphatase, which translates into the protein MKVLFLSDAHLQSREDANYSFLSNFLDTLKEKIDHLFIVGDFFDFWFCREEKLYPDFRTIVDKLTDLKNSGVQIHLCEGNHDFFLKKFFTDRHGMEVFPDWGTINLDGIVTFVSHGDTIDTSNTRYLMLRKLLRSRTFYQMQEKLPPVILWKIARMSSRISNEHLAKSPDGLVEKMEAFTIEKFKEGFDAVILGHCHKPTIKQYTIDGREKTFVTLGDWIRHYSYLLYENGKFTLSAYRP
- a CDS encoding histidinol phosphate phosphatase domain-containing protein, whose product is MIDLHTHSIFSDGELVPSELIRRASVAGYQAIAITDHADHSNIDFIIPRIVKVCDRISDAYSIKAIPGIEITHVPPESIHELAAEARKMGAKIVVVHGETIVEPVIPGTNLAAIKSPIDILAHPGLITEEEVRLCSEKSVFLEISTRHGHSLTNGHVVKLARKFDACLVLNTDTHAPQDLVSKEMARRIAAGAGMSEKEIDTMFENSKKLVEKTLK
- the eno gene encoding phosphopyruvate hydratase yields the protein MTEIIDVYSREILDSRGNPTVEVEVTLSSGIVGRASVPSGASTGEHEMVELRDGDKERYHGLGVQKAVENVTYKIAPEIIGMDCCDQREIDCTMIELDGTDNKGSLGANAILGVSLACAKAAAEAVGLPLYRYIGGVSAREIPVPMTNILNGGQHADNNVDIQEFMIMPVGAENFKEGLRMCSEVFHGLKKVLKGRGYNTSVGDEGGFAPNLKSNEEALSLITEAIEKEGYEPGKDIFIAIDSAASSFYADGKYVLSAEKSPNKSAEEMVKFYSDLVGKYSIISIEDGLDENDWDGWKLMTDELGSKIQIVGDDLFVTNKKILERGISLGVANSILIKLNQIGTLTETLETIERAKEAGYTTVVSHRSGETEDTFMADVAVAANCGQIKSGSVSRSERLAKYNQLLRIEEELGDAAVYRGKSALYCIKG
- the miaB gene encoding tRNA (N6-isopentenyl adenosine(37)-C2)-methylthiotransferase MiaB; this translates as MKQKYLYLRTFGCQMNVHDSEQIMELLKGSGYETTKDAKKADLVIINTCSIREKAEHKAHSELGRFKELKLKKPDLIIGIGGCLAQQLGPKFLRKAPHLDLVFGTHNIHRLPEMIRDIENTRSRVVKTSFHESVQSLGILALPRNGSVSAYVTVMHGCDNFCAYCVVPFLRGREESRKPQDIINEIAILADHGVKEVTLLGQNVNSYGKTMSGCHDFSTLLKEVGRVEGIERIRFTTSHPKDISENIIGCFAEVDKLCEHIHLPVQSGSNDVLKRMNRHYTREDYLSRVTRLREVCPGISITSDIIVGFPGETEKDFQETVDLMEEIRFDGVFSFKYSEREGTAAINFNNKVDEDVKNRRLQTIQSLQETHSLEKNRVLEGGIGEVLVEGVSKNCRDDVMGRTRSNKIINFEAKDNIIGKTVSVNIIKAYLHSLRGGLI